In Lysinibacillus sp. FSL M8-0337, the following proteins share a genomic window:
- a CDS encoding uroporphyrinogen-III synthase, whose translation MLNNLPLQGKTIILTGTSKTATVGDDISALGGQAVFAPLIETCEIIDRNDDVQLEFARQFNWLIFTSQNAVDAFASKMNRCHLSASHFQGNIASIGTKTTAALEKLGFQVSFMPSIFSADVFVKEFPIVAGHNPTCLFIRGEKAKKTLKEGLPFKLNEWTVYETIERHDQKQVIIDCIQQHSDVTVIFASPSAVDVYAMDVASVVGWKAVRVAAIGHITEAAIVNHGATVDIMPSIYTMQAVIEELTKVEERT comes from the coding sequence ATGCTAAATAATTTACCTTTGCAGGGTAAAACAATTATTTTAACTGGAACGTCTAAAACAGCAACAGTTGGAGACGATATTTCCGCTTTAGGTGGTCAGGCAGTTTTTGCCCCATTAATAGAAACTTGCGAAATAATTGATCGAAATGATGATGTGCAATTAGAATTTGCACGTCAATTTAACTGGTTAATCTTTACGAGTCAAAATGCGGTAGATGCTTTTGCTAGTAAGATGAATCGTTGTCATTTAAGTGCAAGCCATTTTCAAGGGAACATTGCATCGATTGGAACGAAAACGACTGCGGCATTAGAAAAGTTAGGCTTTCAAGTTAGCTTTATGCCTTCTATATTTAGTGCCGATGTATTTGTTAAAGAGTTTCCTATTGTTGCAGGGCACAATCCAACATGTTTATTTATTCGTGGGGAAAAAGCGAAAAAGACATTAAAGGAAGGGTTGCCCTTCAAATTAAATGAATGGACGGTTTATGAAACGATTGAGCGCCACGACCAAAAACAAGTAATTATCGACTGTATCCAGCAACATTCAGATGTTACCGTCATTTTTGCAAGTCCTTCGGCTGTAGATGTCTATGCAATGGATGTAGCGTCAGTCGTTGGATGGAAAGCGGTACGTGTGGCGGCAATCGGACACATTACAGAAGCAGCTATTGTAAACCACGGTGCAACTGTAGACATTATGCCGAGTATTTATACAATGCAAGCAGTCATCGAGGAATTAACGAAAGTAGAGGAAAGAACATGA
- a CDS encoding SRPBCC family protein: MATGTHTVEVPVAIEHVWEFVSDMEKWAKLVPGYNAHTMIDDKHSTWTFKGNVGVLKKTVEVEITILEWTAPSKVTFELKGLSDNFTGNGYFLAESIDANNTKMTGFLEVTAGGLAGPVLNPIFKPIVPKATQMLTDRVANKIKMVNV; encoded by the coding sequence ATGGCAACAGGCACACATACAGTAGAAGTACCCGTAGCAATTGAACATGTTTGGGAATTCGTGAGTGACATGGAAAAATGGGCAAAGCTTGTCCCAGGTTATAATGCACATACGATGATAGATGATAAACACTCTACGTGGACATTTAAAGGTAATGTTGGTGTACTGAAAAAAACGGTAGAAGTAGAGATTACAATTTTAGAGTGGACAGCACCTTCAAAAGTAACTTTTGAATTAAAAGGTCTATCAGATAATTTCACAGGAAATGGCTATTTCTTAGCGGAAAGCATTGATGCAAACAATACAAAAATGACAGGCTTTTTAGAAGTTACAGCAGGAGGCTTAGCTGGTCCTGTATTAAATCCAATCTTCAAGCCAATCGTTCCAAAAGCTACCCAAATGTTGACAGATCGCGTAGCAAATAAAATTAAAATGGTAAACGTATAA
- a CDS encoding folylpolyglutamate synthase/dihydrofolate synthase family protein: MFTTIKACTDFIFTLKAVDHKREPLVMMREVLARLGDPHNKLRAIHLAGSNGKGSTVNVLREMLENAGYRVGAFTSPHLTRVNERMTINGKQIPDEQFLQYMNNVASIIEANYNGDYPSFFEVVTLIMFQYFADEEVDFALIETGLGGRLDATNVITPLVSIITTISLEHTAFLGDTYAKIAFEKAGIIKEGVPVVVGVQNKEALATIQKVAQERHARCLVLGDDFNIVAQEQEMGMQSFHYHNAYLDLTNIQLKMAGAHQIANASLAITAMDILREQGLIHLSEESMRQALQHAQWAGRFEQFPNNIVLDGAHNSEGTAALIQTLQKVYPNQRYRFIYAALSDKDHANSIALMDAVATSIAFTQIGLPNAMPAEQLAMLSTHQDKQYNENWQVIVSEVIQHKDQQDIVVITGSLYFIAEVRQWIQEGAQ; the protein is encoded by the coding sequence TTGTTTACTACGATAAAAGCATGTACAGATTTTATTTTTACATTAAAGGCGGTTGATCATAAACGTGAACCTTTAGTCATGATGCGTGAAGTATTGGCGCGTTTAGGGGACCCGCATAACAAGCTGCGCGCTATCCATTTAGCAGGTTCCAATGGCAAGGGGTCCACCGTAAATGTACTGAGAGAAATGCTAGAGAATGCAGGATATCGGGTTGGTGCTTTTACTTCACCACATTTAACACGTGTCAATGAACGTATGACCATCAATGGAAAACAAATTCCGGACGAGCAATTTTTACAGTATATGAATAACGTAGCTTCAATTATTGAGGCAAATTATAATGGGGACTATCCAAGCTTTTTTGAGGTCGTCACACTTATTATGTTCCAATATTTCGCAGATGAAGAAGTGGATTTTGCGCTAATTGAAACGGGGCTTGGTGGACGACTAGATGCGACGAATGTCATAACACCACTTGTATCCATCATCACAACGATTTCTTTAGAGCATACGGCCTTTTTAGGCGATACATATGCGAAGATTGCTTTTGAGAAGGCAGGTATTATTAAAGAAGGTGTACCCGTAGTAGTTGGTGTGCAAAATAAAGAAGCACTTGCTACGATTCAAAAGGTTGCACAAGAACGTCATGCTAGATGTCTGGTTCTAGGGGATGATTTTAACATTGTTGCACAGGAGCAGGAGATGGGCATGCAATCATTCCATTATCACAATGCATATCTTGATCTAACAAATATTCAATTAAAAATGGCAGGAGCGCATCAAATCGCTAATGCGAGTCTAGCTATTACAGCGATGGATATATTACGTGAACAAGGGCTCATTCATTTATCCGAAGAGTCGATGCGGCAAGCGCTACAACATGCACAGTGGGCAGGTCGCTTTGAACAATTCCCTAATAATATTGTATTAGATGGTGCTCATAACTCTGAAGGAACAGCCGCATTGATTCAAACATTACAGAAGGTCTATCCAAATCAACGCTATCGATTTATTTATGCAGCACTTTCTGATAAAGACCATGCCAATAGTATTGCGTTAATGGATGCAGTCGCAACTTCTATAGCTTTTACCCAAATCGGACTGCCCAATGCCATGCCAGCTGAACAGTTAGCGATGCTGTCAACGCATCAAGACAAACAATATAACGAAAATTGGCAAGTGATAGTGAGTGAAGTTATACAACATAAGGACCAACAAGATATTGTCGTGATTACAGGTTCACTGTATTTTATAGCTGAAGTTCGCCAATGGATACAGGAGGGAGCACAATGA
- the hemB gene encoding porphobilinogen synthase yields the protein MTNLQFQRHRRLRANAMIRSMVKETYLHKEDLIYPIFVMEGEDIKNEVQSMPGVFQFSLDNLGAEVDEVVALGIPAVILFGLPAEKDEVGTGAFHDHGIVQEATRLIKERHPELLVIADTCLCEFTDHGHCGLIEGDQILNDASLDVLARTAVSQAKAGADIIAPSNMMDGFVTAIRTGLDAAGFENVPIMSYAVKYASSYYGPFRDAADGAPQFGDRKSYQMDPSNRMEAFREAESDIEEGADFLIVKPALSYLDIIRDMKNNYTLPIVAYNVSGEYAMIKAAAINGWIEEKKVVLETLLGMKRAGSDLIITYHAKDVARWLEEK from the coding sequence ATGACAAATTTACAATTTCAAAGACATCGTCGTTTACGCGCAAATGCAATGATACGATCTATGGTAAAAGAAACTTACTTACACAAAGAGGACTTAATTTATCCTATTTTCGTGATGGAAGGCGAAGATATTAAGAATGAAGTTCAGTCAATGCCAGGTGTTTTTCAATTCTCATTAGATAATCTTGGTGCTGAAGTGGATGAAGTGGTTGCTTTAGGTATTCCAGCAGTTATTTTATTTGGTTTACCAGCTGAAAAAGATGAAGTGGGGACAGGTGCTTTCCACGATCATGGAATTGTTCAAGAAGCGACACGCCTTATTAAAGAGCGTCATCCAGAGCTGTTAGTGATTGCTGATACATGTCTGTGTGAGTTTACAGACCATGGTCATTGCGGCTTGATTGAGGGCGATCAAATTTTAAATGACGCTTCTTTAGATGTTTTAGCACGTACTGCCGTATCACAAGCAAAAGCTGGTGCAGATATTATTGCACCGTCAAATATGATGGATGGCTTTGTTACTGCCATACGTACTGGTCTTGACGCAGCGGGCTTTGAAAATGTACCAATTATGTCCTATGCCGTAAAATATGCATCGAGCTATTACGGCCCTTTCCGTGATGCGGCTGATGGAGCACCACAATTTGGTGATCGTAAATCATACCAAATGGACCCATCAAATCGCATGGAAGCTTTCCGTGAAGCAGAATCTGATATTGAAGAAGGTGCGGATTTCTTAATCGTGAAACCTGCCCTAAGCTATTTAGATATTATTCGAGATATGAAAAATAACTACACATTACCGATTGTTGCTTATAACGTTTCTGGTGAATATGCAATGATTAAAGCTGCAGCTATCAATGGTTGGATTGAAGAGAAAAAAGTAGTGCTTGAAACATTGCTAGGTATGAAACGAGCAGGCTCGGATTTAATTATCACTTATCATGCTAAAGATGTAGCACGTTGGTTGGAGGAGAAATAA
- a CDS encoding valine--tRNA ligase codes for MTENISMPTKYDPQSIETGRYEWWLQGKFFEAQPESGKEPYSIVIPPPNVTGKLHLGHAWDTTLQDILIRMKRMQGYDALWLPGMDHAGIATQAKVEAKLREDNITRYDLGREKFLEKTWKWKEEYAGHIRAQWAKLGLALDYSRERFTLDKGLSDAVKTVFVQLYEKGLIYRGERIINWDPAAKTALSDIEVIYQDVQGAFYHMKYPLADGSGYVEVATTRPETMLGDSGVAVHPKDERYQHLIGKTVILPIVGREIPIVADDYVDMEFGTGVVKMTPAHDPNDFEVGNRHNLERILVMNEDGTMNELAGKYNGMDRFECRKQIVADLQEAGVLINIEEHMHSVGHSERSGAVVEPYLSAQWFVKMQPLADASLELQKDEEGKVHFVPSRFENTYSRWMENIRDWCISRQLWWGHQIPAWYHNETGEIYVGKEAPADAENWTQDEDVLDTWFSSALWPFSTMGWPDEANEEYQRYYPTSTLVTGYDIIFFWVSRMIFQGIEFTGQRPFKDVLIHGLVRDGEGRKMSKSLGNGVDPMDVIEKYGADSLRYFLATGSSPGQDLRYTTEKVESVWNFANKIWNASRFALMNMDGMTYDEIDLTGEKSVADKWILTRLNETIERVTSLAERYEFGEVGRELYNFIWDDFCSWYIEMAKLPLNGEDEAAKKTTRSILAYVLDQTMRLLHPFMPFITEEIWQHLPHEGESITVAAWPTVRTDLHFAEEADNMKLLMDIIRSVRNIRAEVNTPMSKKVPLFISAKDSATVATLEANKAYLEKFCNPETLTIGEGLEAPSQSMTAVVTGAELFLPLVGLINLEEEIARLEKELEKWAKEVKLVTGKLSNEKFVSKAPEALVNAEREKLADYEEKHAVVLKRLEELKNM; via the coding sequence ATGACAGAAAACATTTCAATGCCAACGAAATACGATCCGCAGTCTATTGAAACGGGTCGCTATGAATGGTGGCTACAAGGTAAATTTTTTGAAGCGCAACCTGAAAGCGGGAAGGAACCTTATTCAATCGTTATTCCACCACCGAACGTAACAGGGAAATTGCATCTTGGTCATGCATGGGATACAACATTACAAGATATATTAATTCGTATGAAGCGTATGCAAGGTTATGATGCACTTTGGTTACCAGGAATGGACCATGCAGGTATCGCTACACAAGCAAAAGTAGAGGCAAAACTACGTGAAGATAATATTACACGTTATGATTTAGGACGTGAAAAATTCCTAGAAAAAACTTGGAAATGGAAAGAGGAGTACGCTGGGCATATTCGCGCGCAATGGGCGAAGCTTGGCCTTGCATTAGACTACTCTCGTGAACGTTTCACACTCGATAAAGGTTTATCGGATGCCGTTAAAACGGTTTTCGTGCAATTATATGAAAAAGGCTTAATTTATCGTGGGGAGCGTATCATTAACTGGGACCCAGCAGCGAAAACAGCCTTATCGGATATTGAAGTTATCTATCAGGATGTACAAGGTGCATTCTATCATATGAAGTACCCATTAGCAGATGGTTCTGGCTATGTGGAAGTTGCAACGACACGTCCTGAAACAATGCTTGGGGACTCTGGCGTAGCAGTTCACCCGAAAGATGAGCGTTACCAACATTTAATCGGTAAAACGGTTATTTTACCAATCGTGGGCCGTGAAATTCCTATCGTAGCAGATGATTATGTTGATATGGAATTCGGTACAGGTGTAGTAAAAATGACACCAGCTCATGATCCGAACGACTTTGAAGTTGGTAATCGTCATAACTTAGAACGTATTCTGGTAATGAACGAAGATGGCACAATGAATGAACTTGCGGGTAAATACAATGGTATGGATCGTTTTGAATGCCGTAAGCAAATTGTTGCCGATTTACAAGAAGCAGGTGTCCTAATCAATATTGAAGAGCATATGCACTCTGTAGGACATTCTGAACGTTCTGGTGCAGTTGTAGAACCTTATCTTTCAGCACAATGGTTCGTTAAAATGCAACCACTTGCAGATGCCTCTTTAGAACTGCAAAAAGACGAGGAAGGTAAAGTTCACTTCGTTCCATCACGTTTTGAAAACACATATTCTCGTTGGATGGAAAATATCCGTGACTGGTGTATCTCTCGCCAATTATGGTGGGGACACCAAATTCCTGCATGGTATCACAATGAAACAGGTGAAATTTACGTAGGTAAAGAAGCGCCTGCAGACGCAGAAAATTGGACACAGGATGAAGATGTGTTAGATACATGGTTCTCATCAGCACTATGGCCATTTTCTACAATGGGTTGGCCTGACGAGGCAAATGAAGAATATCAACGTTACTATCCAACAAGTACGCTTGTAACAGGATACGATATTATTTTCTTCTGGGTATCTCGAATGATTTTCCAAGGTATTGAATTTACTGGACAACGCCCATTCAAAGATGTATTAATCCACGGATTAGTACGTGATGGCGAAGGACGTAAGATGAGTAAATCACTTGGTAATGGTGTGGACCCAATGGATGTTATTGAGAAATACGGAGCGGATTCACTGCGTTATTTCTTAGCAACAGGTTCATCTCCAGGTCAAGATTTACGATATACAACGGAAAAAGTAGAATCTGTTTGGAACTTTGCTAATAAAATTTGGAATGCTTCCCGTTTCGCACTTATGAACATGGATGGAATGACATATGATGAAATCGACTTAACTGGTGAAAAATCAGTAGCCGATAAATGGATTTTAACGCGCTTGAATGAAACAATTGAACGTGTGACTTCATTAGCAGAACGTTATGAGTTTGGTGAAGTAGGTCGTGAACTATATAATTTCATTTGGGATGATTTCTGTTCTTGGTATATTGAAATGGCGAAACTACCGCTGAATGGTGAAGATGAGGCTGCTAAGAAAACAACTCGATCTATATTAGCTTACGTATTAGACCAAACAATGCGTCTATTACATCCGTTTATGCCATTCATCACAGAAGAAATTTGGCAACATTTACCTCATGAAGGTGAGTCAATTACAGTGGCAGCATGGCCTACTGTGCGTACGGATCTTCACTTTGCTGAAGAAGCAGACAATATGAAGCTCCTTATGGATATTATACGTTCGGTGCGTAATATTCGTGCGGAAGTTAACACACCTATGAGCAAAAAAGTACCATTGTTCATTTCTGCTAAAGATAGTGCAACAGTTGCTACTTTGGAAGCGAATAAAGCCTACTTAGAAAAATTCTGTAATCCTGAGACGTTAACAATTGGTGAAGGCTTAGAGGCTCCGAGTCAATCAATGACGGCAGTCGTAACAGGAGCAGAGCTATTCTTACCGCTTGTAGGTCTTATCAATCTAGAAGAAGAAATCGCACGTCTAGAAAAAGAACTAGAAAAGTGGGCGAAAGAAGTGAAGCTTGTTACTGGTAAGCTGTCCAATGAAAAATTTGTTTCAAAGGCTCCAGAAGCATTAGTAAATGCAGAACGCGAAAAATTAGCGGATTATGAAGAGAAACATGCAGTGGTATTAAAACGTTTAGAAGAATTAAAAAACATGTAA
- a CDS encoding valyl-tRNA synthetase, which produces MRETFCFPGYGCPTEIAAVQIKPQWQSMQLEDSLRLNGIYHITAHVRFDFQDMQTFMDAEDLISIDALDIQGDTGYFEYAVPLNVDLPKEAAIEDLMVKDIRPILSNQMCQLEWTVTSTFRSDAIPMPVVEKVDVVEEQVVVAKTQLPIEESTFIEQTVQVMKTTPVEASAKAKQSVPAEQQRIVLRESSSHSAVRESSSWNEVETMIWDLTEDYTPLKVRVSNDIF; this is translated from the coding sequence ATGCGTGAAACATTTTGTTTTCCGGGATATGGTTGCCCAACAGAAATTGCGGCTGTGCAAATAAAGCCGCAATGGCAATCGATGCAATTAGAAGACTCGTTAAGATTAAATGGGATTTATCATATCACAGCGCATGTACGCTTCGATTTTCAAGACATGCAAACGTTCATGGATGCCGAAGATTTAATCAGTATTGATGCACTCGATATTCAAGGAGATACTGGCTATTTTGAATATGCAGTCCCATTAAATGTTGATTTACCAAAAGAGGCAGCGATTGAAGATTTAATGGTGAAAGACATTCGTCCAATACTGTCCAATCAAATGTGTCAGCTTGAATGGACAGTGACGAGTACATTTCGAAGTGACGCAATACCAATGCCAGTAGTAGAAAAAGTCGATGTTGTCGAGGAACAGGTTGTTGTAGCCAAGACGCAACTTCCTATAGAGGAGTCTACGTTTATTGAGCAAACTGTCCAAGTAATGAAAACGACACCTGTAGAAGCATCCGCAAAAGCTAAACAATCGGTACCAGCCGAACAACAAAGAATTGTCCTTAGAGAATCTTCCAGTCACTCTGCTGTGCGTGAATCAAGTTCCTGGAATGAAGTAGAAACAATGATTTGGGATTTAACAGAAGACTATACTCCGCTCAAAGTTCGTGTATCAAATGATATCTTTTAA
- the hemL gene encoding glutamate-1-semialdehyde 2,1-aminomutase produces MARSYEKSKQAYAEAINLMPGGVSSPVRAFKSVNMDPIFMESGHGAIITDIDGNEYIDYVLSWGPLILGHTHPEVVKAIAETAAKGSSFGAPSYTENRLAKLVLERLPGMEMIRFVSSGTEATMSALRVARGVTGRDKILKFEGSYHGHGDSLLIKAGSGVATLGLPDSPGVPADIARNTLTVAYNDLEGAKQVFEKFGAELAAVIVEPVAGNMGVVPPQPGFLEGLRELTTEHGALLIFDEVMTGFRVDYGCAQGYFAVTPDMTTLGKVIGGGLPVGAFAGKKEVMEQVAPAGPIYQAGTLSGNPLAMTAGYETLSRLDENAYEYFKKLGDQLEAGFRAAATKYNIPHTVNRAGSMIGFFFTNEDVIDFASAKTSDLQLFAEYFRLMAEEGIFLPPSQFEGLFISTAHTEEHIAKTVDAFHKVFAQLAK; encoded by the coding sequence ATGGCGCGTTCTTACGAAAAATCAAAACAAGCATATGCAGAAGCTATCAACTTAATGCCAGGTGGGGTTAGTAGTCCCGTACGTGCATTTAAATCAGTAAATATGGATCCAATATTTATGGAATCTGGTCATGGTGCAATAATTACAGACATTGATGGCAATGAATATATTGACTATGTGCTATCATGGGGCCCTTTAATTTTAGGGCATACTCATCCGGAAGTTGTAAAAGCCATTGCAGAAACTGCAGCGAAAGGTTCTTCTTTTGGAGCTCCTAGCTATACAGAAAATCGTTTAGCTAAGCTAGTATTAGAACGTTTACCTGGCATGGAGATGATTCGCTTTGTATCGTCAGGGACAGAGGCAACAATGTCTGCATTACGTGTAGCACGTGGTGTAACTGGTCGCGACAAAATTTTAAAATTTGAAGGCTCTTATCATGGTCATGGCGATTCATTATTGATAAAAGCTGGTTCAGGTGTGGCGACATTAGGCCTACCTGATAGCCCTGGTGTACCTGCAGATATTGCACGTAATACATTAACGGTAGCTTACAATGATTTAGAAGGTGCTAAACAAGTATTTGAAAAATTTGGTGCAGAGCTTGCGGCAGTGATTGTTGAGCCAGTGGCAGGGAATATGGGCGTTGTCCCACCACAGCCAGGTTTCCTAGAAGGCTTACGTGAATTAACAACAGAGCATGGTGCGCTGCTAATCTTTGATGAGGTTATGACAGGCTTCCGTGTTGACTATGGCTGTGCGCAAGGTTACTTTGCTGTAACACCAGATATGACAACGCTAGGGAAAGTAATTGGCGGCGGTCTACCTGTAGGTGCTTTCGCGGGTAAGAAGGAAGTGATGGAGCAAGTAGCACCAGCAGGTCCAATTTATCAAGCTGGTACATTATCAGGTAATCCATTAGCAATGACAGCAGGCTATGAAACGTTATCCCGACTTGATGAAAACGCCTATGAGTATTTCAAAAAGTTAGGAGACCAACTAGAAGCAGGATTTAGAGCTGCAGCTACAAAGTATAATATTCCACATACGGTGAATCGCGCTGGCTCCATGATTGGTTTCTTCTTTACAAACGAAGATGTAATCGATTTTGCTTCAGCGAAAACGTCTGATTTACAATTATTTGCGGAATACTTCCGTTTAATGGCAGAAGAAGGTATTTTCTTACCGCCTTCACAATTTGAAGGATTATTTATTTCTACTGCACATACAGAGGAACATATCGCGAAAACGGTCGATGCTTTCCATAAAGTGTTTGCCCAATTAGCAAAATAA
- a CDS encoding folylpolyglutamate synthase/dihydrofolate synthase family protein: MIPQLDDYKEKWALTSDDVIKPGLTAIEEALALVGNPERTLQIVHLAGTNGKGSTLTFLESIAQEHGLKVGKFMSPCILNVHDQIQVMQQPISALEMDRVFQQMKNAGLSGKLTDFELLTVAAFLHFVHCDVDIALIEAGMGGLLDSTNVVLPIVSIIPSIALEHTKFLGPTIESIAQHKAGIIKQHRPVVIGDLPWEAKNIIEREANAKQAPVLELNKQFHIVRMHDYENYKNDNLDLHITNLTRHMKGPHQGNNMALAMTAFLEVAAALNVAINVASIRHGIEMASILGRFEEVLPYIIFDGAHNPASAEKLVETVRQAFPNESITFVIGILGDKDVKGVLQYLEQISETFYFVDFDNPRAMSAEDMLALCHAPQKAILHNTIPFLQQQSEKKCRTIVTGSLYLLTEVRGSLLGVNEN; encoded by the coding sequence ATGATTCCACAGTTAGATGACTATAAGGAAAAATGGGCTTTAACGAGTGATGATGTAATTAAGCCAGGGCTTACAGCGATTGAAGAAGCATTGGCACTTGTAGGGAATCCAGAAAGAACATTGCAAATTGTGCACCTTGCAGGCACGAATGGCAAAGGCTCAACATTAACATTTTTAGAGTCAATTGCGCAGGAACATGGCTTAAAAGTAGGCAAGTTCATGTCTCCATGCATTTTGAATGTGCACGACCAAATTCAAGTAATGCAACAACCTATTTCAGCACTAGAGATGGATCGCGTTTTTCAACAAATGAAAAATGCGGGGCTTAGCGGTAAACTAACGGATTTCGAACTTTTAACAGTCGCTGCATTTTTGCATTTTGTCCATTGTGATGTCGATATTGCATTAATCGAAGCGGGTATGGGGGGCTTACTAGATAGTACGAATGTAGTGTTACCTATTGTCTCGATTATTCCGAGTATAGCGCTAGAGCATACCAAATTTTTAGGTCCGACCATTGAAAGTATTGCACAGCATAAAGCAGGGATTATTAAACAGCATCGACCAGTTGTCATCGGGGATTTACCTTGGGAAGCAAAGAACATTATTGAGAGAGAAGCTAATGCAAAGCAAGCACCTGTTCTAGAGCTGAACAAGCAATTTCATATTGTGCGGATGCATGACTATGAGAACTATAAAAATGATAATTTGGACTTACATATCACAAATCTTACACGTCATATGAAAGGACCTCATCAAGGAAATAATATGGCATTAGCCATGACTGCTTTTTTGGAAGTCGCTGCTGCGCTAAATGTAGCAATCAATGTGGCGAGTATACGCCATGGTATTGAAATGGCAAGCATTTTAGGACGATTTGAAGAGGTGTTGCCATATATTATTTTTGATGGTGCGCATAATCCAGCTAGTGCAGAAAAATTGGTAGAAACAGTTCGCCAAGCATTTCCTAATGAGTCGATTACCTTTGTGATTGGCATATTAGGTGATAAGGATGTAAAAGGCGTTTTACAGTACTTAGAGCAAATTAGTGAGACATTTTATTTTGTTGATTTTGATAATCCACGTGCGATGTCAGCAGAAGATATGTTGGCATTATGTCATGCGCCGCAAAAAGCAATTTTGCATAATACAATTCCATTTTTACAACAACAATCAGAGAAGAAGTGTAGAACAATCGTAACCGGCTCTTTATATTTATTAACAGAAGTGCGCGGTAGCCTGCTTGGTGTAAACGAAAATTAG